In the Anaerotignum faecicola genome, GGTTGACGGTGTGGCTGTTGTCGATAAGGAGAAATGTGTGGCCTGCGGCAAATGTGTGGCCTCCTGTCCGAACCATTTGATCGAGCTCGTGCCGTATACGGCGGAGCACCTCGTTCAGTGCAGCTCCCATGACAAGGGCAAAGATGTAAAGGCAAAATGTGAATCAGGCTGTATCGCCTGTACCTTATGCACGAAGCAGTGTGAGTTCGATGCCATCCACATGGATAATAATGTGGCGGTAATCGACTATGAGAAGTGTACCAACTGCGGGAAGTGCGCGGCGAAATGTCCGGTTAAGGTTATTGTTTAACAAATATTAGCAAGGATTCTCCCATCCTCTAAGGTGGTGCGATGAATTGCCAAGACCAAACTTAACGGCAGTGATGGGCGGAGAGTAATCGGTATCCCCCACTGTCATGAGGTCAACAACACATCTATGTAGGATGCAGTCGAACTTCGATAATATACCGAGCGTGGATTGAAACAAGCAGTAGGGGAGAAACAGACAGTAGCAGCCATGCAGAAAATCACTTATTTCTGACTGAAATCCGGAAATAAGTGATTTTTTGCAGCTCTCAGCG is a window encoding:
- a CDS encoding 4Fe-4S binding protein, which produces VDGVAVVDKEKCVACGKCVASCPNHLIELVPYTAEHLVQCSSHDKGKDVKAKCESGCIACTLCTKQCEFDAIHMDNNVAVIDYEKCTNCGKCAAKCPVKVIV